A window from Desulfonatronovibrio magnus encodes these proteins:
- a CDS encoding ATP-binding protein produces MYSRILNQPAKKSFFLFGPRGTGKSTWVRAEYPDSVYVDLLDSRHYTSLLAGPYRLIEFIPPGYDGWVVIDEVQRVPELLNTVHQLIENQGLKFILTGSSARKLRSRGVNLLAGRAVTRSMHPLTAVELGPDFSLDQALTRGHLPAACTEQNPADYLSAYVHTYIREEVQQEGLVRNLQAFARFLEAASLSQASVLNISQVARECEVNRKVVEGYFHILEDLLLAWRLPVFTRKSRRRMSAHPKFFFFDAGVFRTLRPKGPLDRPEEIDGAALETLVFQEIRAVNDNLGLGYDLYYWRTPENQEVDLILYGEKGLIGIEVKRAGAIRNHDIKGLRAFARDYPMARAYMFYGGPHRRHLPGIEIIPLDQALPALPDLLSQSRTE; encoded by the coding sequence ATGTACTCCAGAATACTGAATCAACCTGCCAAGAAAAGCTTTTTCCTGTTCGGACCCCGGGGTACTGGCAAATCCACCTGGGTCAGGGCCGAGTATCCAGACTCAGTATATGTCGATTTGCTGGATTCCAGACACTATACCTCCCTGCTGGCAGGCCCCTATCGCCTGATTGAATTCATTCCCCCCGGTTATGATGGCTGGGTGGTCATTGATGAGGTGCAGCGCGTACCGGAACTGTTGAACACTGTGCACCAATTAATCGAAAACCAGGGACTTAAGTTCATCCTCACCGGTTCCAGCGCCAGGAAACTGCGCTCCAGGGGGGTCAACCTCCTGGCCGGCCGGGCTGTGACCAGGTCCATGCATCCTCTTACGGCTGTTGAGCTTGGTCCGGATTTTTCCCTGGATCAGGCCCTTACCCGCGGTCATTTGCCGGCCGCCTGCACCGAACAGAATCCAGCCGACTATCTGTCCGCCTACGTACACACCTACATTCGCGAAGAAGTCCAGCAGGAGGGTCTGGTCCGCAACCTGCAGGCCTTTGCCCGGTTCCTGGAAGCGGCCAGCCTTTCCCAGGCCTCGGTACTGAATATTTCCCAGGTGGCCAGGGAGTGCGAGGTCAACCGCAAGGTAGTGGAAGGCTATTTCCATATCCTGGAAGACCTTCTGCTGGCCTGGCGTTTGCCGGTGTTCACCCGGAAGAGCAGGCGGCGTATGTCCGCACATCCCAAATTCTTCTTCTTTGACGCCGGGGTATTCCGGACACTGCGCCCCAAGGGGCCTCTTGACCGGCCCGAGGAGATTGACGGCGCTGCCCTGGAAACCCTGGTCTTCCAGGAGATCAGAGCGGTCAACGACAATCTGGGGCTGGGATATGACCTGTATTACTGGAGAACACCTGAAAATCAGGAAGTGGATTTGATACTCTACGGAGAAAAAGGCCTCATCGGCATTGAAGTCAAACGGGCAGGGGCCATCAGAAACCATGACATCAAAGGCCTGCGGGCTTTTGCTCGGGACTATCCCATGGCCAGAGCCTATATGTTCTATGGCGGACCTCATCGCCGCCACCTGCCGGGCATTGAAATTATCCCTCTTGACCAGGCCCTGCCGGCATTGCCCGACCTGCTAAGCCAGAGCAGGACAGAATAG
- a CDS encoding ATP-binding protein, with protein MANSKHIIPRLLTCPDYSFFLFGPRGTGKTTWLNDVLGNSLRLDLLDSSLHLELMKEPHRLEAMIAHLKSDEWVVLDEIQKNPVLLDEVHRIMESRGLKFALCGSSARKLKRGGANLLAGRALTLNMEGFSAHELGSGFNLNMALNWGMLPMVLNNPQLAPDILAAYVDTYLQEEIRAEGLIRHEPPFLRFMSIAGQMNAQMINTQGLARDSGVPRSTVDGYFSILVDTLLGNFLQAWRPGFKVRETARPKFFWFDPGVARAAAGWLRDPVDRAWQGTALETIIFHELRVFNQVSRKHRPIYFYRTPSGVEVDFIVETARKRSGSPGRVVALEVKLSDAWRREWEAPMRSLKSQNKIDVEKMIAVYTGQRVYRFDGLHVLPVEQFITALHQGDIF; from the coding sequence ATGGCAAACAGCAAGCATATTATTCCAAGACTCCTGACGTGCCCGGATTATTCTTTTTTTCTTTTTGGTCCACGAGGAACTGGAAAAACAACATGGCTCAATGATGTCCTTGGAAATTCATTGAGACTTGATCTGCTGGACTCATCTCTCCACTTGGAACTTATGAAGGAGCCGCATCGTCTTGAAGCCATGATCGCCCACCTGAAAAGCGATGAATGGGTGGTTCTGGATGAAATTCAAAAAAATCCTGTACTCCTGGACGAAGTTCACAGGATTATGGAATCCAGGGGGTTGAAATTCGCGCTTTGCGGATCGTCAGCACGCAAGCTGAAGAGAGGAGGAGCCAACCTTCTGGCCGGACGGGCACTGACTCTGAATATGGAAGGGTTTTCAGCTCACGAACTTGGCAGCGGATTTAACCTGAATATGGCTCTGAACTGGGGAATGCTGCCCATGGTTCTCAACAATCCCCAACTGGCCCCGGATATCCTTGCAGCCTATGTTGATACTTACTTGCAGGAAGAAATAAGAGCTGAAGGTCTGATTCGCCATGAACCGCCTTTTTTGCGCTTTATGAGCATAGCCGGTCAGATGAATGCCCAGATGATCAATACTCAGGGGCTGGCCAGAGACTCAGGGGTACCCAGAAGCACGGTTGATGGATACTTTTCCATCCTTGTGGACACATTGCTTGGAAATTTTCTCCAGGCCTGGCGCCCGGGCTTTAAAGTCAGAGAAACGGCCAGGCCGAAATTTTTCTGGTTTGATCCAGGTGTTGCCAGAGCCGCAGCCGGGTGGTTGCGCGATCCTGTAGACAGAGCCTGGCAGGGCACGGCTCTGGAAACTATTATCTTTCATGAACTCAGAGTTTTTAACCAGGTGAGCCGAAAACACCGGCCCATTTATTTTTACAGAACACCATCCGGAGTTGAAGTGGATTTTATTGTGGAGACCGCCAGAAAAAGGTCAGGATCTCCTGGCCGGGTTGTGGCCCTGGAAGTCAAGCTTTCTGATGCATGGCGCAGAGAATGGGAAGCTCCTATGCGTTCTCTGAAGAGCCAGAATAAAATTGATGTGGAAAAAATGATTGCCGTATATACAGGACAGAGGGTTTACAGGTTTGACGGTCTGCATGTCTTGCCGGTGGAGCAGTTTATAACCGCCCTGCATCAAGGTGATATCTTTTAA